The following coding sequences are from one Liolophura sinensis isolate JHLJ2023 chromosome 12, CUHK_Ljap_v2, whole genome shotgun sequence window:
- the LOC135479771 gene encoding uncharacterized protein LOC135479771 has product MLHLIKLASLQEGALFQPSTIHADFEKAFHNAVEISLPATEVKGCFFHFTQCIWRNCQKHGLQTAYKNDPDIQKMVRRAAVLPLVAPKDIGDVWLNTLAEAPATDNCVNFLDYVTENWVEGVWGRDVWNHHHTMAARTNNNVEGWHHRMNSVAGKSHPNLFEFIRIIQREQTLTDLKISQLQAGGHFPPKRRKYRTQDEKLQRLKEQLQGEQLTLVEFADKASFLLHL; this is encoded by the coding sequence ATGCTTCATCTGATCAAACTCGCTTCTCTTCAGGAAGGTGCTCTCTTCCAACCCTCTACAATTCACGCAGATTTTGAAAAGGCTTTTCATAATGCTGTTGAAATATCCCTCCCAGCGACAGAAGTAAAAGGATGTTTTTTCCACTTCACGCAATGCATTTGGCGCAATTGCCAAAAACATGGTCTGCAGACAGCTTACAAAAATGACCCCGACATCCAGAAAATGGTTCGACGTGCTGCAGTGTTACCTCTTGTGGCCCCGAAGGACATCGGCGACGTTTGGCTGAACACTTTGGCCGAAGCACCTGCTACCGATAATTGTGTGAATTTTTTGGATTATGTGACGGAAAACTGGGTCGAAGGTGTATGGGGCAGGGACGTGTGGAACCACCATCATACAATGGCTGCCCGAACGAACAACAACGTTGAAGGGTGGCATCATAGGATGAATTCAGTCGCTGGTAAATCACATCCAAACCTTTTTGAATTCATCCGCATCATCCAGAGAGAACAGACGTTAACAGATTTGAAAATCTCTCAGCTACAAGCTGGTGGACATTTCCCTCCAAAGAGGAGGAAATATCGGACTCAGGACGAGAAGTTACAAAGATTGAAAGAACAGTTGCAGGGAGAACAACTGACATTGGTGGAATTTGCCGACAAAGCATCGTTCTTGCTACACTTGTAA